The DNA sequence TCGTTGCTGATTCATTCTTATCTCAAATGTACCCGACTCTGTCACGTCTAAGCCTGAATCCTCTGCATTCTGGATAAGTTCGAGGATGAATCCAGAACTGCGTGTAAACACGACCTGAGAAATTAACCGTAGAGCGTTAACGTAATCGTCCCAAATGTGAGTTCCTCTGGCATCCTCAATTTCCTGCCGGATGTTATCGACTACTTCTTTAGCATGGGTAATTGTATTGAATGTTGTATCCATAAATTCTCTGATCGCAAATAACGACCTAAATCAGCGACGGCGTTTTACGCCGTCCGCTGTATTGATTTGTTATACGGCTTCTTTAATTTCAATATCTTAGCCTGTGATGATTCTAATATAGAATCGCGCAGAAAAGAACTCGCCTCTAATATCTCTATGCCGATTAATTCACCACTTTCATTCAATTCGGCTGTAATATTTGGGCTTAATTCAACGCTATCTGATTCTCTTTCGTCAGAGATGACTATATGCAAAATATCTTCCTCTTTAAAATATGCCATTTTTGTTTTATCCATATATAAACCTCCCTGTTTTAAGTCGGAACTTAATTTGTTGTCGTATAGTTGCGTGAATTGTGATTGGTGTTATTTCGTTTTCATGTTTCTCATATGGAATTATAACCAGTATATCATCATGTTTGCCTACTACAATTAATCGTTTGGTTGCTGTATCAAGGTATTTTTCTGCTGAATGCCTCAATATATTTTCAATCTTTGAAAATTCAAATCCCCTTAATTTTGCTCTATGTTTCATATAGTCAGTCCATATAATTACAGATTCT is a window from the Deltaproteobacteria bacterium genome containing:
- a CDS encoding DUF2283 domain-containing protein, with protein sequence MDKTKMAYFKEEDILHIVISDERESDSVELSPNITAELNESGELIGIEILEASSFLRDSILESSQAKILKLKKPYNKSIQRTA